A section of the Phycodurus eques isolate BA_2022a chromosome 4, UOR_Pequ_1.1, whole genome shotgun sequence genome encodes:
- the bcan gene encoding brevican core protein yields MKQEVLLPAMLVTIALLVPPSSLTAQHQPDDANLLHVTITSGLSTSGELGDSLTLQCLVSLARPLPSPTTNSRHAALSLPRIRWSLIDKEETQILVARGDTVQVSEAYRGRASLPHYAVSPADLTLRLEGLSYSDAGKYRCHVQQGPDYDYDVIQVQVNGLVFHLGESSRSPHDFTFERAYEACIKNGAQMATPEQLVAAYHSGYEHCHAGWLSDRSVRYVVQKPREDCLGLMEGHPGVRNFGTLEPQYFVDVYCYVGHIAGEVFHGSDSAPQGFTLEEAKAYCLSEGAELASPGQLYALQNHHCGSGWLKDGSVRRPMAFPQGRCGEVRGNQTDFPEASSRHDVFCFREETATSSEVVQTVHPVTQNPLKTESRTSYEPHPESESHPASPVSLEISTETTSRPVELTSPYEEHWNTSGTDAGTGNVDLMSSPTEEAGSSTTVSPALNSNNTLEDHPESGEEIVTTDSLVTTETNAITSSEPSLDSSEEPSGVVSITPATPEILTVDVDRTSFPGTPSGIPSSSSPEVITLIPERMEMAGHLEAVPNTANTANTAKMSGESLEVNPETVSNQTDSLDHHTNSGTPPPSGTTSSTQQVAGFHMESSTPLPVEWDEATSTTSGPEGGHNETNTDVVSVQRCSRCHFEDQTMKSVTHPTVELEEPTAMAARQEVILDLCGVEPCLNGGTCVDGEMPKCLCLPGYGGAFCQSDVEVCEAGWEKFQSFCYHQVTTRQSWEGAEQHCRTIGGHLMSIMTPEEQDHINEKYREYQWIGLNDKTIEGDFRWSDGNLLIYENWHRGQPDSYFLSGEDCAAMVWHDGGRWSDVPCNYHLSFTCKKGLSSCGKPPAVPNAKPFGKTRAHYGTLAKVRYRCDAGFVQKLNPIVSCLPGGRWEEPVIMCLPAGSYEAEQLSSTADLHHDEEAEAVTVVHTQSSSSLPAH; encoded by the exons ATGAA GCAGGAAGTGCTTCTCCCCGCCATGTTGGTCACCATTGCGTTGCTCGTTCCCCCGTCATCCTTGACCGCCCAGCACCAGCCAG ATGATGCAAACCTCCTACATGTGACCATCACGTCCGGTCTGAGCACTTCAGGCGAGCTGGGCGATTCGCTGACGTTGCAATGCCTGGTGTCCCTGGCCCGTCCGCTGCCATCCCCCACCACCAACAGCCGGCATGCCGCCCTCTCTCTTCCCCGCATCAGGTGGAGCCTGATAGACAAGGAGGAAACGCAGATCCTGGTGGCCCGCGGCGACACCGTGCAGGTGAGCGAGGCCTACCGGGGCCGAGCCTCGCTGCCGCATTATGCCGTTTCCCCCGCAGACCTGACTCTCCGACTGGAGGGGCTGAGTTACAGTGACGCCGGCAAGTACCGGTGCCACGTGCAGCAAGGACCTGACTACGACTATGATGTcattcaagtccaagtcaatg GTTTGGTCTTCCATCTCGGTGAATCGTCGAGAAGTCCCCACGACTTCACCTTTGAGCGGGCCTACGAGGCCTGTATCAAGAACGGGGCCCAAATGGCCACGCCGGAGCAGCTGGTGGCGGCCTATCACAGTGGGTACGAGCACTGCCATGCAGGCTGGCTCTCGGACCGCTCGGTCAG ATATGTAGTTCAGAAGCCGAGAGAGGACTGCTTGGGCCTCATGGAAGGACATCCAGGAGTCAGGAACTTTGGAACACTGGAGCCTCAGTACTTCGTTGATGTCTACTGCTATGTGGGCCACATTGCAG GTGAGGTGTTCCATGGCTCGGATTCGGCCCCCCAGGGTTTTACCCTCGAGGAGGCCAAGGCGTACTGCCTGAGTGAGGGTGCGGAGCTAGCCAGCCCCGGCCAGCTGTACGCACTCCAGAACCACCATTGCGGGTCAGGGTGGCTGAAGGACGGCAGCGTGCGCCGCCCCATGGCCTTCCCCCAGGGGCGCTGCGGGGAGGTGCGAGGCAACCAGACGGACTTCCCCGAGGCTAGTAGCCGCCATGACGTCTTCTGCTTTAG GGAGGAAACAGCCACTAGTAGTGAGGTGGTTCAGACAGTCCATCCTGTCACACAAAACCCTCTGAAGACTGAGTCCCGGACTTCATATGAGCCTCATCCTGAGTCTGAGAGTCATCCAGCATCTCCTGTCAGCCTGGAGATCTCCACAGAGACAACATCTAGACCAGTGGAGCTCACCAGCCCCTATGAGGAACACTGGAACACTTCTGGAACTGATGCTGGTACTGGAAATGTGGATTTGATGTCATCTCCCACGGAAGAAGCAGGTTCCTCCACCACCGTGTCGCCCGCTTTGAACAGCAACAACACACTTGAAGACCATCCAGAGTCTGGAGAGGAGATCGTAACAACTGACTCCTTGGTTACTACAGAAACCAATGCAATCACCTCATCAGAACCATCTCTGGATTCAA GTGAGGAGCCCTCTGGTGTGGTGTCCATCACGCCGGCGACACCCGAGATCCTGACGGTTGACGTAGACCGAACGTCCTTCCCTGGGACGCCTTCTGGGATCCCGTCCAGTTCCTCCCCAGAGGTGATTACCCTAATCCCAGAAAGAATGGAAATGGCGGGACATCTGGAAGCAGTACCCAATACCGCCAATACTGCCAATACTGCCAAAATGTCTGGAGAAAGTCTAGAAGTAAATCCAGAAACGGTATCAAACCAGACCGACTCACTGGACCACCATACCAATTCTGGAACACCTCCTCCATCGGGGACTACTTCCTCCACACAGCAGGTGGCTGGATTCCACATGGAGTCCagcactccacttcctgttgagtGGGATGAAGCCACCAGCACCACAAGTGGACCAGAAGGAGGACACAACGAGACCAACACTGATGTGGTCTCAGTTCAAAGATGTTCCAGGTGTCACTTTGAAGACCAAACCATGAAGAGCGTAACCCACCCAACTGTGGAACTGGAAGAACCCACAGCCATGGCTGCTAGACAGGAAGTCATCCTAG ACCTGTGCGGGGTTGAACCGTGTTTGAATGGCGGCACATGCGTGGATGGTGAGATGCCCAAGTGTCTCTGCCTCCCCGGGTACGGCGGCGCCTTCTGCCAGTCAG ATGTTGAGGTGTGCGAAGCTGGCTGGGAGAAGTTCCAAAGCTTCTGTTACCATCAGGTGACCACGCGGCAGAGTTGGGAGGGAGCAGAACAACACTGCCGGACGATCGGCGGACATCTCATGTCCATCATGACCCCTGAGGAGCAAGACCACATCAACG AAAAATACCGAGAATATCAGTGGATTGGACTGAACGACAAAACCATCGAGGGAGACTTCCGCTGGTCCGACGGAAACCTTCTG ATCTACGAGAACTGGCACCGAGGGCAACCCGACAGCTACTTCCTGTCCGGCGAGGATTGCGCTGCAATGGTTTGGCACGACGGCGGGCGCTGGAgcgatgtgccctgcaactacCATCTGTCCTTCACCTGCAAGAAGGGCCTCT CGTCCTGCGGGAAGCCTCCGGCGGTTCCCAACGCCAAGCCGTTCGGTAAAACGCGGGCACACTACGGGACCCTCGCCAAGGTGCGCTACCGTTGCGACGCGGGCTTCGTGCAGAAACTGAACCCGATCGTCAGCTGCCTGCCGGGCGGCCGCTGGGAGGAGCCCGTCATCATGTGCCTGCCAG CTGGTTCTTATGAGGCTGAGCAGCTCAGTTCAACCGCTGACTTACATCACGACGAGGAGGCGGAAGCGGTCACGGTGGTTCACACACAAAGCAGCTCTTCGCTCCCTGCACATTGA
- the isg20l2 gene encoding interferon-stimulated 20 kDa exonuclease-like 2 yields MSDVNVCLSGDSSSLGAKTPNRMLLNNTQQHNVAHQFKKRKRKRKKFTQTSEQSVTSTQHPSFHVSTANQVLPHAGSAKTPSSSSHQQPSLTASHADTKASKQNSKPIPIARCQSLGVPSKYLAMDCEMVGTGPKGSVSQLGRCSIVSYEGDVVYDKFIHPSVPVTNYRTRWSGIRACDLRKATPYCQARKEILKLLAGKVVIGHAVHNDFQVLQYSHPAALTRDTSRIPLLNRRAGFEEKGCASLKRLTKAIFNQDIQTGRGGHSSVEDARATMELYKLVEDEWEKKLASGKPVGSSSSSVLAHSTGSTHSLPALTTAASSTERDQ; encoded by the exons ATGTCAGATGTCAATGTGTGTCTGTCTGGAGACTCTTCCTCATTGGGAGCAAAGACGCCAAACAGGATGCTTCTGAACAATACGCAACAACATAATGTGGCGCATCAATTCAAAAAACGCAAACGCAAAAGGAAGAAGTTCACGCAGACGTCAGAGCAAAGCGTCACGTCCACGCAGCACCCATCTTTTCACGTTTCCACAGCAAACCAAGTCTTACCTCACGCAGGGAGCGCCAAGACGCCTTCATCTTCCTCACACCAGCAGCCTTCTTTGACCGCATCGCATGCCGACACCAAAGCATCAAAACAAAACTCTAAACCAATCCCGATCGCCAGGTGCCAGTCGTTGGGCGTCCCCAGCAAGTACCTCGCCATGGATTGTGAGATGGTGGGCACGGGCCCCAAGGGAAGCGTCAGCCAGCTGGGTCGCTGCAGCATTGTGTCGTACGAGGGCGACGTGGTGTACGACAAGTTCATTCACCCCTCAGTCCCCGTTACCAACTACCGCACGCGTTGGAGCGGCATCCGCGCCTGCGACCTCAGGAAGGCCACGCCCTACTGCCAGGCCAGGAAGGAG ATCCTGAAGCTCCTGGCCGGTAAGGTGGTGATCGGTCACGCCGTCCACAACGACTTCCAGGTGCTGCAGTACTCCCACCCGGCCGCCCTGACCCGGGACACGTCGCGCATCCCGCTGCTCAACCGGCGGGCCGGCTTTGAGGAGAAGGGATGCGCCTCGCTCAAGAGGCTCACAAAGGCAATCTTCAATCAGGACATCCAG ACGGGGCGCGGCGGCCACTCGTCGGTGGAAGATGCCCGTGCTACCATGGAGCTCTACAAGCTGGTGGAGGATGAGTGGGAGAAGAAGTTGGCGTCAGGAAAGCCAGTCGGCAGTAGTAGTAGCAGCGTATTGGCTCATTCCACAGGCTCCACCCACTCACTTCCTGCATTAACCACTGCCGCCAGTTCGACCGAACGTGATCAATAA
- the hapln2 gene encoding hyaluronan and proteoglycan link protein 2 has translation MSVSLLLLVGCLACSTVLLSATKGPSPTTSPSKLKYLLEPPVYAEVVGRRGENATLPCILKSKPDHYTVKWTKLEPGRVGPENIVIISNAHAFKRHGRLGPRASLRRAHNMDASLQLAALQLRDGATYRCELIDDIEDESVVVTLRIEGVVFPYQSQKGRYRMTFHEAEAACEEQDGTLATYEQLYRAWTEGLDWCKAGWLRDGSVRYPIISPRPACGAQTRPGIRSYSPKDKNRDRFDAFCFTSLTAGSVFYIPGAFSLEEAGRTCGRRAAELALVGHLYAAWRFRGYDRCDGGWLRDGSVRFPIGTPRARCGGIPEPGVRSFGFANKTSHLYGAYCYR, from the exons ATGAGTGTCTCTCTGCTTCTTCTCGTGGGTTGCCTGGCCTGCTCTACAGTTCTCCTCTCAG CCACCAAGGGTCCGTCTCCTACCACCTCACCCTCCAAGCTGAAGTACCTCCTGGAGCCGCCTGTGTACGCGGAGGTGGTCGGTCGCCGGGGCGAGAATGCCACCTTGCCGTGCATCCTGAAAAGCAAGCCCGACCACTACACGGTCAAGTGGACCAAGCTGGAGCCGGGACGCGTGGGTCCTGAGAACATCGTCATCATTTCCAACGCGCACGCCTTCAAGCGCCACGGGCGGCTCGGCCCGCGGGCGTCCCTGCGGCGGGCCCACAACATGGACGCCTCCCTGCAGCTCGCCGCACTGCAACTGCGAGATGGCGCCACGTACCGATGCGAGCTCATCGACGACATCGAGGACGAGAGTGTGGTGGTCACGCTGAGGATCGAAG GTGTAGTTTTCCCGTATCAGAGTCAAAAGGGCCGCTACAGGATGACTTTCCACGAGGCTGAGGCGGCGTGCGAGGAGCAGGACGGCACGCTCGCAACCTACGAACAGCTCTACAGAG CCTGGACGGAGGGTCTGGATTGGTGCAAAGCGGGCTGGCTGCGGGACGGAAGCGTGCGCTACCCCATCATCAGCCCTCGGCCCGCCTGCGGTGCACAAACGCGTCCCGGCATTCGCAGCTACTCCCCTAAAGACAAGAACAGAGACCGCTTCGACGCCTTCTGCTTCACCTCTTTGACCGCAG GTTCCGTTTTCTACATCCCAGGCGCGTTCTCCCTGGAGGAGGCCGGGCGGACATGCGGACGTCGGGCCGCCGAGCTGGCGCTGGTGGGCCATCTGTACGCCGCTTGGCGTTTCCGAGGCTACGACCGATGCGACGGCGGATGGCTGAGGGACGGCAGCGTGCGCTTCCCCATCGGCACCCCCAGGGCGCGCTGTGGCGGGATCCCCGAACCGGGGGTGCGCTCCTTCGGGTTTGCCAATAAGACGTCGCATCTCTACGGAGCTTATTGCTATAGGTAG